From Gemmatimonadota bacterium, one genomic window encodes:
- a CDS encoding aminotransferase class I/II-fold pyridoxal phosphate-dependent enzyme, with translation MPHDRLDAILDRDVAALERAGTAKGDEAVVVEVRRPSPGRGPRVLLRGQGEREFIRMNSNSYLGMSLRPEVIDAEESAARRFGAGPGAVRFISGSYEPHLELEGKLAAFHARPAAMIFSSAYASVVSTLVPLIDNGTLVISDELNHNCIINAMRLARPLGKRIYAHNDMDALAGALEDAASTAAEERPRRVLVVTDGIFSMRGDHAPLDRIVDLARKYDEAFDENVLVVVDDSHGVGAIGEAGRGTEEYCGAQADVLVATLGKALGVNGGYVVASESIIGYLRESSMMYIYSNPITPGEAQAASAALDLLDGGEGAALLTHLRDLTRRFENGLVERGFEVIEGEHPVVPLMVRDTDRTRSLVAHLFDSGVLATGLTYPVVPRGDEEIRFQINADHTEADVDEVLAVLAAFSEG, from the coding sequence ATGCCACACGACCGTTTGGACGCCATCCTGGACCGGGACGTCGCCGCACTCGAACGGGCGGGCACGGCCAAGGGAGACGAGGCCGTCGTGGTAGAGGTGCGCCGGCCCTCGCCGGGCCGAGGCCCCCGGGTCCTGCTCCGCGGCCAGGGCGAGCGAGAGTTCATTCGCATGAACTCCAACTCGTATCTCGGCATGTCGTTGCGGCCTGAGGTCATCGACGCCGAGGAAAGCGCGGCCAGACGGTTCGGGGCCGGTCCGGGCGCCGTGCGCTTCATCAGCGGATCGTACGAACCGCACCTCGAGCTGGAGGGCAAGCTCGCCGCCTTCCACGCTCGCCCCGCGGCCATGATCTTCAGCTCCGCCTATGCGAGCGTGGTCAGTACGCTCGTTCCCCTGATCGACAATGGTACCCTGGTCATCAGCGATGAGCTGAACCACAACTGCATCATCAACGCGATGAGGCTCGCGCGCCCCCTCGGAAAGAGGATCTACGCGCACAACGACATGGACGCGCTCGCCGGGGCCCTGGAAGACGCCGCCTCCACCGCCGCCGAGGAGCGGCCGCGGCGCGTCCTGGTCGTCACCGATGGCATATTCAGCATGCGGGGTGATCACGCGCCGCTGGACCGCATCGTGGACCTGGCCCGCAAATATGACGAAGCCTTCGACGAGAATGTGCTGGTCGTGGTGGACGACTCGCACGGCGTTGGGGCAATCGGCGAAGCCGGGCGCGGGACCGAGGAGTACTGCGGAGCGCAGGCCGATGTGCTCGTCGCGACGCTCGGCAAGGCGCTCGGCGTGAACGGCGGCTACGTGGTGGCCTCCGAGTCCATCATTGGGTACCTGCGGGAATCGTCGATGATGTATATCTACTCCAACCCCATTACGCCGGGTGAGGCGCAGGCGGCCTCGGCGGCGCTCGACTTGCTGGACGGCGGCGAGGGCGCCGCGCTGCTGACGCACCTGCGCGACCTCACGCGCCGCTTCGAGAACGGACTCGTGGAGCGAGGCTTCGAGGTCATCGAAGGCGAGCATCCGGTCGTGCCGCTGATGGTCCGGGATACGGATCGGACGCGAAGCCTGGTCGCCCACTTGTTCGATTCCGGAGTACTCGCGACCGGCCTGACGTACCCGGTCGTGCCCCGCGGCGACGAGGAGATCCGCTTCCAGATCAACGCCGACCACACGGAGGCCGATGTGGATGAGGTTCTCGCGGTCCTGGCGGCGTTCTCCGAAGGCTGA
- a CDS encoding NAD-dependent epimerase/dehydratase family protein, producing MRGEPSAGDSILVTGAGGQIGSELVPALRKRFGDARVIATDVRDLGTRLGTPFQVLDCTDGDSVLELTRSEQVGTIYHLAALLSVTAEANPQKAYAVNMGSVVAVLEAARKCGASVFAPSSIGAFGPGTPRDETPQDSLQRPITMYGVTKVAGELLCDYYHLKFGVDSRGVRFPGLISHVAEPGGGTTDYAVDMLRAAAAGRGYTCYLEPDTQIDMMYMPDAVRAALELMAADATRLIHRNAFNVAAVRLTPARLAEEIALHVPGFIVDYEVDADRQAIADSWPRGVDDSAAREEWGWKPSFGLAAIVEDMLEQLPARGQPQLGGT from the coding sequence TTGCGAGGCGAACCATCCGCAGGGGACAGCATTCTGGTAACCGGCGCCGGCGGGCAGATCGGCTCCGAGCTGGTGCCCGCGCTGCGGAAGCGCTTTGGCGACGCTCGGGTCATCGCCACCGACGTCAGGGATCTGGGGACTCGGCTGGGCACCCCGTTTCAGGTCCTGGATTGCACGGACGGCGACTCGGTGCTGGAACTGACGCGCTCTGAGCAGGTGGGAACGATCTACCATCTGGCGGCCCTGCTCTCGGTCACTGCCGAAGCCAATCCGCAGAAGGCCTATGCGGTCAACATGGGCTCCGTCGTCGCCGTGCTGGAAGCCGCGCGGAAGTGCGGCGCCAGCGTGTTCGCCCCCAGCTCCATTGGTGCGTTTGGGCCCGGGACCCCGCGGGACGAAACCCCTCAGGACTCGTTGCAGCGTCCGATCACGATGTACGGGGTCACCAAAGTCGCCGGCGAATTGCTGTGCGACTACTACCACCTGAAATTCGGTGTCGACTCGCGGGGAGTGCGCTTTCCCGGCCTGATTTCGCACGTGGCCGAGCCCGGGGGCGGCACCACCGACTACGCCGTGGACATGCTGCGGGCGGCGGCCGCGGGTCGCGGCTACACGTGTTATCTCGAGCCGGACACGCAGATTGACATGATGTATATGCCGGACGCGGTGCGAGCGGCGCTGGAACTGATGGCCGCGGACGCCACGCGTTTGATTCACCGTAATGCATTCAATGTGGCGGCGGTGCGCCTTACGCCGGCCCGGTTGGCGGAAGAGATCGCGCTGCACGTGCCCGGGTTCATCGTCGACTACGAGGTCGACGCCGACCGTCAGGCCATAGCGGACTCCTGGCCGCGCGGCGTGGACGACAGCGCGGCGCGCGAGGAGTGGGGCTGGAAGCCGTCGTTCGGACTCGCGGCCATCGTGGAAGACATGCTCGAGCAGCTCCCCGCGCGCGGCCAGCCGCAGCTTGGAGGTACCTGA
- a CDS encoding HD domain-containing protein — protein MPTREDAVAMLEQWVDSEGLRNHMKCVEAAVRFYAREAGADEELWGLAGLLHDLDWEKHPDQHPKVAVAALRERGYPEEVLHAILAHRSDFTGVEPESALDRALVACDEITGLITATALVRPTGIADMKPKSVKKKMKDLTFARGVDRADVVRGAELLGVDLDTHIANVIGAMREAASDLGLPTGN, from the coding sequence GTGCCGACGCGCGAAGACGCCGTGGCCATGCTGGAGCAATGGGTGGATAGCGAGGGGCTGCGCAATCACATGAAGTGCGTGGAGGCGGCGGTCCGATTCTACGCGCGAGAAGCCGGCGCGGACGAGGAGTTGTGGGGGCTCGCGGGCTTGCTGCACGACCTGGACTGGGAGAAGCATCCCGACCAGCACCCGAAGGTAGCGGTGGCGGCGCTCAGAGAGCGCGGGTATCCAGAGGAGGTTCTGCACGCGATCCTCGCGCACCGATCGGACTTCACGGGGGTCGAGCCGGAGAGCGCCCTCGACCGAGCCCTCGTCGCCTGCGATGAAATCACCGGGCTCATCACCGCGACGGCGCTCGTCAGGCCCACCGGGATCGCCGACATGAAGCCCAAGTCCGTCAAGAAGAAGATGAAGGATCTCACGTTCGCACGGGGCGTCGACCGCGCCGACGTCGTGCGCGGCGCCGAGCTGCTCGGCGTCGACCTGGATACGCACATCGCCAACGTGATCGGCGCCATGCGCGAGGCGGCGTCGG